A window of the Microvirga terrae genome harbors these coding sequences:
- the corA gene encoding magnesium/cobalt transporter CorA, whose amino-acid sequence MAKPLKRVSVPSLGMPGVVASAVYAGGRRLREIPIEEAGEWSKKPGHVVWIGLHEPSLELLRRVQGEFHLHELAIEDALKAHQRPKVEQYHDALFVVARTAQMVEGRIAFGETHLFVGRGYVVSVRHGASTTYTPVRQRCEAAPKALAEGEDFILYAILDFIVDNYMPVIEMIQAEVEEIEDSILTASQPQDQIVRLYQLRRDLLRLRNAAVPLVEVCRRLEQPGLPGIDGAMQPLFRDVSDHIRRVQEEIESLREVLAFAFESSLMTGQSQQNEITRKLAAWAAILAVPTAVAGIYGMNFDVLPELHWKYGYPFVLTVIVVACAWLYWRFREKRWL is encoded by the coding sequence ATGGCAAAGCCTCTCAAGCGTGTTTCCGTTCCGTCCCTGGGCATGCCCGGCGTGGTTGCGTCCGCCGTCTATGCGGGTGGCCGACGTCTCAGGGAGATCCCCATCGAAGAGGCCGGGGAGTGGTCCAAGAAGCCCGGGCACGTGGTCTGGATCGGCCTGCACGAGCCCAGCCTCGAGCTCCTGAGGAGGGTCCAGGGGGAGTTCCACCTGCACGAGCTCGCCATCGAGGACGCTCTGAAGGCTCATCAGCGGCCCAAGGTCGAACAATACCACGATGCTCTGTTCGTCGTCGCCCGGACGGCCCAGATGGTGGAGGGGCGCATCGCTTTCGGCGAGACGCACCTGTTCGTCGGACGCGGCTACGTGGTCTCCGTCCGCCATGGCGCCTCGACGACCTACACGCCGGTCCGGCAGCGCTGCGAGGCGGCCCCGAAGGCGCTCGCGGAGGGCGAGGACTTCATTCTCTATGCGATCCTGGACTTCATCGTCGACAACTACATGCCGGTCATCGAGATGATCCAGGCCGAGGTGGAGGAGATCGAGGACAGCATCCTGACCGCGAGCCAGCCGCAGGACCAGATCGTCCGGCTCTATCAGCTGCGGCGCGATCTGCTGCGCCTGCGCAACGCGGCCGTGCCGCTGGTGGAGGTCTGCCGCCGGCTCGAGCAGCCAGGACTGCCCGGAATCGATGGCGCGATGCAGCCGCTCTTCCGCGACGTGTCCGACCATATCCGGCGGGTCCAGGAGGAGATCGAGTCGCTGCGGGAGGTGCTGGCCTTCGCGTTCGAGTCGAGCCTGATGACGGGTCAGTCCCAGCAGAACGAGATCACCCGGAAGCTCGCCGCCTGGGCGGCCATTCTGGCGGTTCCCACGGCGGTCGCCGGTATCTACGGCATGAATTTCGACGTGCTGCCCGAACTGCATTGGAAATACGGCTATCCCTTCGTGCTGACGGTGATCGTGGTGGCCTGCGCCTGGCTCTACTGGCGCTTCCGGGAGAAGCGCTGGCTTTGA
- the gyrA gene encoding DNA gyrase subunit A, whose amino-acid sequence MKRSYLDYAMSVIVSRALPDARDGLKPVHRRILYSMHENGYTPDKKYVKSARIVGDVMGQYHPHGDSAIYDALVRMAQDFSLRLMLVDGQGNFGSVDGDPPAAMRYTESRLAKAAMPLLDDIDKDTVDFTPNYDESKDEPSVLPARFPNLLVNGAGGIAVGMATNMPPHNLGEVINGCLAFIDNDAISTEELIELIPGPDFPTGALILGRAGVKSAYTTGRGSIVMRAKSEVEEIRKDREALIFTEIPYQVNKASLIEKIAELVREKKIEGIADLRDESDRDGMRIVVEIKRDAMADVVLNQLYRYTPLQTSFGANMVALNGGRPELMNLKDLIRAFVDFREEVVSRRTKYLLNKARERAHVLCGLAIAVANIDEVIRLIRTAPDPNAAREALMGRDWPAHDIAPLIALVDDPRHKINEDGTYRLSETQARAILDLRLQRLTALGRDEIGDELAKLAAEISNYLEILRSRARIMGIIKDELIEVRDAFATPRRTQIVDWDSDVDDEDLIAREDMVVTVSHAGYIKRVPLSTYRAQRRGGKGRSAMTTRDEDFVTRLFVANTHTPVIFFSSEGQAYKEKVWRLPLAAPNAKGKALVNMLPIKQGERITTIMPLPEDEASWDKLDVMFATSRGTVRRNKLSDFVQVNRGGKIAMKLDEGDHIVDVQICSENDDVLLTTAKGQCIRFPVTDVRVFKGRDSMGVRGINLAEGDDIISMAILRHVEATGEERSAYLKMRRAVTGEQMGADADATDDAEETEGANFSLSQERYAEMSAQEQCILTLSEKGYGKRTVSYEYRITGRGGKGITAMAVNSRNGKLVASFPVEGSDQIMLVTDGGQLIRVPVEGIRVVGRNSQGVTVFSTKNKEKVVSVEHIEGEDEDGEGIDEVSTEGGEPTEG is encoded by the coding sequence ATGAAGCGCTCCTATCTCGATTACGCCATGAGCGTGATCGTGAGCCGCGCTCTGCCCGACGCGCGCGACGGCCTCAAGCCCGTGCATCGGCGCATCCTCTATTCCATGCATGAGAACGGCTATACGCCGGACAAGAAATACGTGAAGTCCGCCCGCATCGTCGGCGACGTGATGGGTCAGTACCATCCGCACGGCGACAGCGCGATCTATGACGCCTTGGTGCGCATGGCGCAGGATTTCTCGCTGCGCCTCATGCTCGTGGACGGGCAGGGCAATTTCGGTTCCGTGGACGGCGATCCGCCGGCGGCCATGCGCTACACCGAGTCCCGCCTCGCCAAGGCGGCGATGCCGCTCCTCGACGACATCGACAAGGACACGGTCGACTTCACGCCCAACTACGACGAGTCCAAGGACGAGCCGTCGGTCCTGCCGGCGCGCTTCCCGAACCTGCTCGTCAACGGGGCTGGCGGCATCGCGGTCGGCATGGCCACCAACATGCCTCCCCACAACCTGGGCGAGGTCATCAACGGCTGCCTGGCCTTCATCGACAATGACGCCATCTCGACCGAGGAGCTGATCGAGCTTATTCCGGGTCCCGACTTCCCGACCGGGGCGCTGATCCTCGGCCGCGCGGGCGTCAAGTCCGCCTACACCACGGGCCGCGGCTCCATCGTCATGCGGGCGAAGTCCGAGGTCGAGGAGATCCGCAAGGACCGCGAGGCGCTGATCTTCACCGAGATCCCGTATCAGGTGAACAAGGCCTCGCTGATCGAGAAGATCGCCGAACTCGTGCGCGAGAAGAAGATCGAGGGCATCGCCGACCTGCGCGACGAATCCGACCGCGACGGCATGCGCATCGTGGTCGAGATCAAGCGCGACGCCATGGCCGACGTGGTGCTCAACCAGCTCTATCGCTACACGCCGCTGCAGACGAGCTTCGGCGCCAACATGGTGGCGCTCAACGGCGGCCGTCCCGAGCTGATGAACCTGAAGGATCTGATCAGGGCCTTCGTGGACTTCCGCGAGGAGGTCGTCTCCCGGCGTACCAAGTACCTGCTCAACAAGGCCCGCGAGCGCGCCCACGTGCTGTGCGGCCTCGCCATCGCGGTGGCCAATATCGACGAGGTGATCCGCCTCATCCGCACGGCGCCCGATCCGAATGCTGCCCGCGAGGCCCTCATGGGCCGCGACTGGCCGGCGCACGACATCGCGCCGCTCATCGCGCTCGTGGACGATCCGCGCCACAAGATCAACGAGGACGGCACCTACCGCCTCTCCGAGACCCAGGCCCGCGCCATCCTCGACCTGCGCCTGCAGCGCCTCACCGCACTCGGCCGGGACGAGATCGGCGACGAGCTCGCCAAGTTGGCCGCGGAAATCTCAAACTATCTCGAGATCCTGCGCTCGCGCGCCCGCATCATGGGCATCATCAAGGACGAGCTGATCGAGGTCCGGGACGCCTTCGCGACCCCGCGCCGAACCCAGATCGTCGACTGGGATTCCGACGTCGACGACGAGGACCTGATCGCCCGCGAGGACATGGTCGTGACCGTGTCCCATGCCGGCTACATCAAGCGCGTGCCGCTCTCGACCTATCGTGCGCAGCGCCGCGGCGGCAAGGGCCGTTCCGCCATGACGACCCGGGACGAGGATTTCGTCACCCGCCTGTTCGTGGCCAACACCCACACGCCGGTCATCTTCTTCTCCTCCGAAGGCCAGGCCTACAAGGAGAAGGTGTGGCGCCTGCCGCTGGCCGCTCCCAACGCCAAGGGCAAGGCGCTGGTGAACATGCTGCCGATCAAGCAGGGCGAGCGCATCACCACCATCATGCCGCTGCCCGAGGACGAGGCGTCCTGGGACAAGCTCGACGTGATGTTCGCCACGTCGCGCGGGACCGTTCGCCGCAACAAGCTGTCGGACTTCGTCCAGGTGAATCGCGGCGGCAAGATCGCCATGAAGCTCGATGAGGGCGACCACATCGTCGACGTGCAGATCTGCTCGGAGAACGACGACGTGCTGCTCACCACGGCCAAGGGCCAGTGCATCCGCTTCCCCGTGACGGACGTGCGCGTGTTCAAGGGGCGCGACTCCATGGGCGTGCGCGGCATCAACCTGGCCGAGGGTGACGACATCATTTCGATGGCGATCCTGCGCCACGTGGAAGCGACCGGCGAGGAGCGTTCGGCCTATCTCAAGATGCGCCGCGCCGTGACCGGCGAGCAGATGGGCGCCGATGCCGACGCGACGGACGACGCGGAGGAGACGGAAGGCGCGAACTTCTCGCTGTCCCAGGAGCGCTATGCGGAGATGAGCGCGCAGGAGCAGTGCATCCTGACGCTCTCCGAGAAGGGCTACGGCAAGCGCACCGTGTCCTACGAATACCGCATCACGGGACGCGGCGGCAAAGGCATCACGGCCATGGCGGTCAACAGCCGCAACGGCAAGCTGGTCGCCTCCTTCCCGGTCGAGGGTTCCGACCAGATCATGCTCGTGACCGATGGCGGCCAGCTGATCCGCGTTCCGGTCGAGGGCATCCGAGTCGTCGGCCGCAACTCGCAGGGCGTCACCGTCTTCTCGACCAAGAACAAGGAGAAGGTGGTCTCGGTGGAGCACATCGAGGGCGAGGACGAGGACGGCGAAGGCATCGACGAGGTTTCGACCGAGGGCGGCGAGCCCACCGAAGGGTAA
- the coaD gene encoding pantetheine-phosphate adenylyltransferase, with amino-acid sequence MTRTALYTGSFDPVTNGHLDVLRQACSVADRIVVAIGVHSSKAPVFSAEERADMLREVCGPVLQERGVALEVVTFNDLAVEAARRHGASLIVRGLRDGTDFDYEIQMASMNAAMAPEVQTLFFPASPPVRPITATLVRQVAGMRGDVSAFVPGLVAERLKARFRQP; translated from the coding sequence ATGACACGCACCGCGCTTTATACCGGCAGCTTCGACCCGGTGACCAACGGCCACCTGGACGTCCTGCGCCAGGCTTGCAGCGTGGCCGATCGGATCGTGGTCGCCATCGGGGTCCATTCCTCGAAGGCTCCGGTCTTCTCCGCGGAGGAGCGGGCCGACATGCTGCGCGAGGTCTGCGGGCCGGTTCTGCAGGAGCGGGGCGTCGCGCTCGAGGTCGTGACCTTCAACGACCTCGCGGTCGAGGCGGCCCGCCGCCACGGCGCGAGCCTGATCGTGCGCGGCCTTCGGGACGGCACGGATTTCGACTACGAGATCCAGATGGCCTCCATGAACGCCGCCATGGCGCCCGAGGTCCAGACCCTGTTCTTCCCGGCTTCGCCCCCTGTTCGCCCCATCACGGCCACGCTTGTGCGCCAGGTCGCCGGAATGCGCGGCGACGTCTCGGCCTTCGTGCCGGGACTTGTCGCCGAGCGCCTGAAAGCCAGATTCAGGCAGCCATAG
- a CDS encoding peptidylprolyl isomerase, whose translation MKRLLAAGAFVLAGLVPALAQQANDPQNTIFLDTKDGRIAIRLRPDLAPKHVEQIKALTKQGFYNGVVFHRVIDGFMAQTGDPTGTGTGKSSLPNLPAEFTKTPYKRGSVGMARSQSPDSANSQFFICYEGCGPLTGQYTLFGEVVSGMDVVDKIKKGDAAANGMVSNPDKIVKMQLAADAK comes from the coding sequence ATGAAGCGTTTGCTCGCCGCCGGAGCGTTCGTGCTCGCCGGCCTCGTCCCGGCCCTCGCCCAGCAGGCCAACGACCCGCAGAACACGATCTTCCTCGACACCAAGGACGGCCGCATCGCCATTCGCCTGCGCCCGGATCTCGCTCCGAAGCATGTCGAGCAGATCAAGGCCCTGACGAAGCAGGGCTTTTACAACGGCGTCGTGTTCCACCGGGTGATCGACGGCTTCATGGCCCAGACCGGCGATCCGACCGGAACCGGCACCGGCAAGTCCAGCCTGCCCAACCTCCCTGCCGAGTTCACCAAGACGCCGTACAAGCGCGGCTCCGTCGGCATGGCCCGGTCCCAGAGCCCGGATTCGGCCAACAGCCAGTTCTTCATCTGCTACGAGGGCTGCGGGCCGCTCACCGGCCAGTACACGCTCTTCGGCGAGGTCGTGTCCGGCATGGACGTCGTCGACAAGATCAAGAAGGGCGATGCCGCCGCCAACGGCATGGTGTCGAACCCCGACAAGATCGTGAAGATGCAGCTCGCCGCCGACGCGAAGTGA
- a CDS encoding peptidylprolyl isomerase, with protein MADPENTIIMETTKGRVVIELRPDLAPGHVERIKTLARQGFYDNVPFHRVIEGFMAQTGDPTGTGTGGSDLPDLKAEFNAEPHVRGTCSMARTNFPHSANSQFFICFDDARFLDKQYTVWGKVTEGMENVDKIKRGEPVRDPDRIVSMKVAADAA; from the coding sequence ATGGCAGATCCGGAAAACACCATCATCATGGAAACCACCAAGGGCCGCGTGGTCATCGAGCTGCGCCCCGACCTGGCTCCCGGTCACGTGGAGCGCATCAAGACCCTGGCCCGCCAGGGCTTCTACGACAACGTGCCGTTCCATCGGGTGATCGAGGGTTTCATGGCCCAGACCGGCGACCCGACCGGCACCGGCACGGGCGGTTCGGATCTTCCTGACCTGAAGGCCGAGTTCAACGCGGAGCCGCATGTGCGCGGCACCTGCTCCATGGCGCGGACCAACTTTCCCCATTCGGCGAATTCGCAGTTCTTCATCTGCTTCGACGATGCCCGCTTCCTGGACAAGCAATACACCGTCTGGGGCAAGGTGACCGAGGGCATGGAGAACGTGGACAAGATCAAGCGCGGCGAGCCCGTGCGCGATCCAGACCGCATCGTGTCCATGAAGGTCGCGGCGGACGCGGCTTAA
- the queA gene encoding tRNA preQ1(34) S-adenosylmethionine ribosyltransferase-isomerase QueA: MRVDLFDFDLPEDSIALRPAEPRDAARMLVVRPEAGFEDRIVRDLPDLLQPGDVLVLNNTKVIPSRLYGLRVRGDTAARVEIMLHKREGGDRWRAFARPAKKLNVGDRIRFGDESESTACELVRLDAEVVEKGEGGDVGLRFSFAGAFLDEAIARLGELPLPPYIAGKRPTDDKDLSDYQTVYARDEGAVAAPTAGLHFTEDLFRRLDERGIARHFVTLHVGAGTFLPVKADDTDEHRMHAEWGSVSAETARALNEARARGGRIVAVGTTSLRLLESAAQDDGTIAPFSGDTAIFITPGYRFKAVDVLMTNFHLPRSTLFMLVSAFAGLECMKTAYAHAIETGYRFYSYGDGSLLYRR; encoded by the coding sequence ATGCGCGTCGATCTGTTCGATTTCGATCTTCCCGAAGACAGCATCGCGCTCCGCCCGGCGGAGCCGCGGGATGCCGCTCGCATGCTCGTGGTCCGGCCCGAGGCCGGTTTCGAGGACAGGATCGTTCGCGATCTGCCGGATCTGCTGCAGCCGGGCGACGTGCTCGTGCTCAACAACACCAAGGTCATACCCTCCCGGCTTTACGGCCTGCGCGTTCGCGGGGACACCGCCGCGCGGGTCGAGATCATGCTGCACAAGCGGGAGGGGGGCGACCGCTGGAGGGCTTTCGCCCGTCCGGCCAAGAAGCTCAATGTCGGCGACCGAATCCGCTTCGGGGACGAGTCCGAGAGCACGGCCTGCGAACTCGTGCGCCTCGACGCGGAGGTTGTGGAGAAGGGGGAGGGCGGCGATGTCGGCTTGCGCTTTTCCTTCGCCGGAGCCTTCCTGGATGAGGCGATCGCCCGGCTTGGGGAGTTGCCGCTGCCGCCCTACATCGCCGGAAAGCGACCGACCGACGACAAGGACCTGTCGGATTACCAGACCGTCTATGCCAGGGATGAGGGGGCAGTGGCAGCCCCGACGGCCGGCCTCCATTTCACGGAGGATCTCTTCCGTCGCCTCGACGAACGCGGCATCGCCCGCCATTTCGTGACGCTCCATGTGGGGGCGGGCACGTTCCTGCCGGTGAAGGCCGATGACACCGACGAGCACCGCATGCACGCCGAATGGGGTTCCGTCTCGGCGGAGACCGCTCGGGCCCTCAACGAGGCGCGGGCCCGGGGAGGGCGCATCGTGGCGGTCGGCACGACGTCCCTCCGGCTGCTGGAAAGCGCCGCCCAGGACGATGGGACGATCGCACCCTTCTCCGGCGATACCGCCATTTTCATTACGCCCGGCTATCGCTTCAAGGCGGTGGACGTGTTGATGACCAATTTCCACCTCCCGCGCTCGACTCTCTTCATGCTGGTTTCCGCCTTTGCAGGGCTGGAATGCATGAAGACGGCCTATGCCCATGCGATCGAGACCGGCTATCGCTTCTACTCCTATGGCGATGGAAGCCTCCTCTACCGCCGCTGA
- the tgt gene encoding tRNA guanosine(34) transglycosylase Tgt, which translates to MTTESFTFSVNKTDGAARNGEIRMPRGVIRTPAFMPVGTAATVKAMYPDQVKALGADVVLGNTYHLMLRPGAERVARLGGLHQFMNWPYPILTDSGGFQVMSLSALRKIDETGVTFQSHIDGSTHVLTPERSIEIQGLLGSDIQMQLDECVKLPCSDEVAEKAMRLSLRWAERCRVAFGEQPGKAMFGIVQGGAVERLRIESARELAALGLKGYAIGGLAVGEPQDVMLRMIETVEPHMPREKPRYLMGVGTPDDIVEAVRRGVDMFDCVMPTRAGRHGQVFTRHGRMNLRNARFAEDVRPLDPESKCSASNTYSRAYLHHLVRSNEILGMMLLTWNNLAYYQELMAGLRKAIAEGRLDDYIGEVKEGWARGERDSKAEIGQHADNVAMGAEG; encoded by the coding sequence ATGACCACCGAGAGCTTCACCTTCTCCGTCAACAAGACCGACGGCGCGGCGCGCAACGGCGAGATCCGGATGCCACGCGGCGTCATCCGCACGCCCGCCTTCATGCCGGTCGGTACGGCCGCCACCGTGAAGGCCATGTATCCCGACCAGGTGAAGGCGCTCGGCGCCGACGTGGTACTCGGCAACACCTATCACCTGATGCTCCGGCCCGGGGCGGAGCGCGTTGCCAGGCTCGGCGGGTTGCATCAATTCATGAACTGGCCCTATCCGATCCTGACCGATTCCGGCGGCTTTCAGGTCATGTCCCTGTCGGCCCTGCGCAAGATCGACGAGACCGGGGTGACCTTCCAGTCCCATATTGACGGCTCGACCCATGTGCTGACGCCGGAGCGCTCGATCGAGATTCAGGGCCTGCTCGGCTCCGACATCCAGATGCAGCTCGACGAATGCGTGAAGCTGCCTTGTTCCGACGAGGTGGCTGAAAAGGCCATGCGCCTGTCTCTGCGCTGGGCCGAGCGCTGCCGGGTGGCCTTCGGCGAGCAGCCCGGCAAGGCGATGTTCGGCATCGTCCAGGGAGGAGCCGTGGAGCGGCTGCGCATCGAGAGCGCCAGGGAACTCGCGGCGCTCGGCCTCAAAGGCTACGCTATCGGCGGTTTGGCGGTGGGCGAGCCGCAGGACGTGATGCTGCGCATGATCGAAACGGTCGAGCCGCATATGCCCCGAGAAAAGCCCCGCTATCTCATGGGGGTCGGCACGCCGGACGACATCGTCGAGGCGGTGCGCCGGGGTGTCGACATGTTCGACTGCGTCATGCCCACACGGGCCGGGCGCCACGGCCAGGTCTTCACCCGCCACGGCCGCATGAACCTGCGCAACGCCCGCTTCGCCGAGGATGTGAGGCCGCTCGATCCGGAATCGAAGTGCAGTGCCTCCAACACCTACAGCCGAGCCTATCTCCATCATCTCGTCCGCTCGAACGAGATCCTGGGCATGATGCTCCTGACCTGGAACAACCTGGCGTATTACCAGGAACTCATGGCCGGGTTGCGCAAGGCGATCGCCGAGGGCAGGCTTGACGATTATATCGGTGAGGTCAAGGAAGGATGGGCGAGGGGCGAGCGGGACAGCAAGGCGGAGATCGGCCAGCACGCCGACAACGTGGCCATGGGGGCGGAGGGTTGA
- a CDS encoding MFS transporter, which produces MPKQNPRVVISALGITQILAWGSSFYLPAVLAKPIAADTGWSLGWVVAGLSVGLLAAGLVAPRVGRTIDAKGGRPVLVGSSVMLAAGHATLALAYSLPVYLMAWLVMGVGMGSGLYDAGFATLGRLYGKDARRAITTLTLWGGFASTVCWPFSAWLVEHFGWRGACAAYAAIHLLVCLPLHAFVIPGIGAPAGGGKASGAKPGQTSPAHLTGTRRTRAFMLLAMILTLGAMTASMIGVHLLTFLQARGLGLAAAVALGALVGPSQVGARIVEMTFGRHYHPIWTMAASVTLVACGAVLLFLGFPILALALALYGAGNGIGSIAKGTLPLALFGAEGYASLMGRLAMPSLLAQALSPSLGAVLIEWSGPGAALGFLAGMTCLNIVLVGALWVTTWDR; this is translated from the coding sequence TACCTGCCGGCCGTGCTCGCCAAGCCGATCGCCGCCGACACCGGATGGTCGCTCGGCTGGGTCGTGGCCGGGCTGTCCGTCGGACTGCTCGCGGCCGGGCTGGTCGCGCCCCGGGTCGGGCGCACCATCGATGCGAAGGGCGGCCGTCCGGTCCTCGTCGGCAGCTCGGTCATGCTCGCGGCCGGACACGCGACGCTGGCGCTCGCCTATAGCCTTCCGGTCTACCTGATGGCTTGGCTCGTCATGGGCGTCGGCATGGGATCGGGCCTCTACGACGCGGGATTCGCCACGCTGGGCCGCCTGTACGGCAAGGATGCCCGGCGCGCGATCACCACCCTGACCCTGTGGGGCGGCTTCGCCAGCACGGTCTGCTGGCCATTCAGCGCCTGGCTCGTCGAGCACTTCGGCTGGCGCGGCGCCTGTGCGGCCTATGCCGCGATCCATCTGCTCGTATGCCTTCCGCTGCACGCCTTCGTCATACCCGGCATCGGGGCGCCCGCAGGTGGCGGCAAGGCCTCCGGCGCGAAGCCAGGGCAAACGTCTCCTGCCCACCTGACCGGAACCCGACGGACGCGCGCGTTCATGCTCCTTGCCATGATCCTCACCCTCGGAGCCATGACCGCCTCCATGATCGGAGTGCACCTGCTCACCTTCCTCCAGGCACGGGGGCTCGGCCTTGCTGCCGCCGTCGCGCTCGGTGCGCTGGTCGGCCCGTCGCAGGTCGGCGCCCGCATCGTCGAGATGACCTTCGGTCGCCACTACCATCCGATCTGGACCATGGCAGCCTCCGTCACCCTCGTTGCGTGCGGGGCCGTGCTGCTGTTCCTCGGGTTCCCGATCCTGGCGCTTGCCTTGGCGCTGTACGGTGCGGGCAATGGCATCGGCTCGATCGCGAAGGGAACCCTGCCGCTCGCACTGTTCGGAGCGGAGGGGTACGCGTCGCTCATGGGCAGGCTGGCGATGCCCAGCCTGCTCGCCCAGGCGCTCTCGCCCTCTCTCGGCGCAGTCCTGATCGAGTGGAGCGGTCCGGGTGCCGCCCTCGGCTTCCTCGCCGGGATGACGTGCCTGAACATCGTCCTCGTCGGGGCGCTGTGGGTGACGACCTGGGATCGTTGA